A region from the Gemmatimonadota bacterium genome encodes:
- the bamD gene encoding outer membrane protein assembly factor BamD produces the protein MRISGLLIGAAALTLASMGCRSTPKFQGYTADELYAFGQRASEAGEWSEAVEALELLISFDPNYTRMGEARLLLADAYFQKEDYLTAASEYIRILSRYPGTELQPRAALGVCRAYVGLSPIPQRDQTHTIQALNSCRNTANDYPGREEGHFADSLAVDMAERLAEKGFQTGEFYFSRDFFDSARVYYEQVVGDWPSTSFAPRSLLRLYELFVEIGYDDLAEEARTRLLREYPESESARTLPAVADTTGAG, from the coding sequence ATGCGGATCTCAGGTCTTCTGATCGGTGCGGCGGCCCTGACGCTGGCCAGCATGGGGTGCCGAAGCACCCCAAAGTTCCAAGGCTACACGGCCGACGAGCTCTATGCCTTCGGGCAACGAGCCTCCGAGGCCGGAGAGTGGTCTGAGGCGGTGGAGGCGTTGGAGCTGCTGATCTCCTTCGATCCCAACTATACCCGGATGGGTGAAGCGCGCCTGTTGCTCGCGGACGCGTACTTCCAGAAAGAGGACTATCTGACCGCGGCCTCCGAGTACATCCGCATTCTCAGCCGGTATCCGGGCACAGAGCTGCAGCCCAGGGCCGCCCTGGGGGTGTGCCGTGCCTATGTGGGTCTCTCCCCGATTCCACAGCGGGACCAGACGCACACCATTCAGGCGCTGAACTCCTGCCGCAACACGGCCAACGACTACCCCGGACGCGAGGAAGGGCACTTCGCCGACAGCCTGGCGGTGGACATGGCGGAGCGCCTGGCCGAGAAGGGCTTCCAGACGGGCGAGTTCTATTTCAGCCGCGATTTCTTCGACTCGGCGCGCGTCTACTATGAGCAGGTGGTGGGCGATTGGCCCTCGACGTCCTTCGCTCCCCGCTCCTTGCTCCGGCTCTACGAGTTGTTCGTCGAGATCGGCTACGACGACCTGGCGGAGGAGGCGAGGACCCGACTCCTTCGGGAGTATCCGGAGAGCGAATCGGCGCGGACCCTCCCGGCGGTGGCGGATACCACCGGGGCCGGGTGA
- a CDS encoding tetratricopeptide repeat protein: MSGARGLVLAGLLLLGGCGGSVGEDGAVERGDVAWADGDFERALAEYRLALRGGDDPDILLRVAHAYAELNRVDDAGSVYRQAVEVRPKSADQAVADLLWLARRAEERGDQYGVAQSLELAAELQPGVGMGRLALPLARHLVRLREFERALPLFQRALSTLPADQTTPVLMEIGLAYEEVGDCARALSFFGQYSSRASRSGRAEAAWHIGNCAFELGSRMRRDGRPEEALRYLRMTIDRGEPKSLLPQAYFDLGEALAELGECTAALDAFSRVVRESTSRASPLVARAEQRIDEIRFGRPGSARPPESRC; this comes from the coding sequence ATGAGTGGGGCGCGGGGGCTCGTCCTTGCAGGTCTCCTGCTCCTGGGCGGCTGCGGCGGCTCGGTCGGTGAGGACGGCGCTGTGGAACGCGGGGACGTGGCCTGGGCCGACGGTGACTTCGAGCGGGCTCTGGCCGAGTATCGCCTGGCCCTGAGGGGGGGCGACGACCCGGACATCCTGCTGCGGGTCGCGCATGCGTATGCCGAGCTCAACCGGGTCGACGACGCCGGGTCCGTGTACCGCCAGGCAGTGGAGGTGCGGCCAAAGTCGGCGGATCAGGCGGTGGCCGACCTGCTCTGGTTGGCCCGGAGAGCGGAGGAGCGCGGCGATCAGTACGGGGTGGCCCAGTCGCTCGAGTTGGCCGCGGAGCTGCAGCCCGGTGTGGGGATGGGGCGCCTCGCCTTGCCCCTGGCCCGTCACCTGGTACGACTTCGCGAGTTCGAAAGAGCCCTTCCCTTGTTCCAGCGGGCCCTCAGCACCTTGCCCGCCGATCAGACGACTCCGGTGCTCATGGAGATCGGGCTGGCGTACGAGGAGGTCGGGGACTGCGCGCGGGCGCTCTCGTTCTTCGGTCAGTACTCTTCGCGGGCCTCGCGCAGTGGCAGGGCCGAGGCCGCCTGGCACATCGGCAATTGCGCGTTCGAGCTGGGCAGTCGGATGCGGCGGGACGGGCGTCCCGAGGAGGCGTTGCGCTACCTGCGCATGACCATCGACCGCGGTGAGCCCAAGAGCCTTCTCCCTCAGGCGTATTTCGACCTCGGCGAAGCACTCGCCGAGCTCGGCGAGTGCACCGCGGCCTTGGATGCATTCAGCCGCGTGGTGCGGGAAAGCACCTCCCGGGCCAGCCCCCTGGTCGCGCGCGCCGAGCAGCGGATCGACGAGATCCGCTTCGGCCGACCCGGCAGTGCCCGTCCTCCGGAAAGCCGGTGCTGA
- the radC gene encoding DNA repair protein RadC: MRQREEVQEVSRTGALTGPEDPPAAPDLANGDRPRERLRQVGSRGVSNRELLAALVGSGGRAGSATEIADRVLARAGGSLRRLTRLSPAALERIPGVGRAVSSRIAAAAEIGRRAEAERLEAGLAIQGPEDVCRVMGPQLRSLAQEEFHALLLDRRHRLIRDVLVTRGLLDASLIHAREVFREAIVEHAAAVLLVHNHPSGDPTPSAEDRAVTEALVGAGEALGIPVLDHVIVAERGCRSLLTGARSTPPGAAARVRGPAAAGLPLGTRG; encoded by the coding sequence ATGCGGCAGCGGGAAGAAGTACAAGAAGTGTCACGGACGGGGGCCCTGACCGGGCCGGAGGATCCACCGGCCGCGCCGGACCTCGCCAACGGGGATCGCCCAAGGGAGCGACTGAGGCAGGTGGGGAGCCGCGGGGTGAGTAACCGGGAGCTCCTCGCCGCGTTGGTGGGCAGCGGCGGGCGTGCTGGATCTGCGACAGAGATCGCGGACCGCGTGCTGGCCCGGGCCGGTGGCTCGCTCCGCCGGCTCACCCGCCTGTCCCCTGCCGCGCTCGAGCGGATCCCCGGGGTGGGTAGGGCGGTGTCCTCTCGGATTGCCGCGGCCGCCGAGATCGGGCGGCGCGCGGAGGCGGAACGTCTGGAGGCCGGTCTGGCCATCCAAGGACCCGAGGACGTATGCCGGGTGATGGGTCCCCAGCTCCGTTCCCTGGCCCAGGAGGAGTTTCACGCGCTGCTGCTGGACCGCCGGCACCGGTTGATCCGTGATGTGCTCGTCACCCGGGGCCTGCTCGACGCCTCACTGATCCACGCGCGCGAGGTCTTCCGCGAAGCCATTGTCGAGCACGCGGCGGCGGTCCTGTTGGTTCACAACCACCCGTCCGGGGATCCGACCCCGTCCGCGGAGGACCGGGCCGTCACCGAGGCTTTGGTCGGCGCGGGAGAAGCGCTGGGGATTCCGGTGCTCGACCACGTGATCGTCGCGGAACGTGGCTGTCGCTCTCTGCTCACCGGGGCCCGCTCCACTCCACCCGGCGCCGCGGCTCGGGTGCGGGGGCCAGCGGCCGCCGGGCTCCCGCTCGGCACTCGCGGGTAA
- a CDS encoding DegT/DnrJ/EryC1/StrS family aminotransferase, which yields MKVPLLDLKAQHESIRAEIAEALARVIDDQQFVMGPAVEGLERELAMALDVPHAIGCASGTDALLLPLRALEGKATDEVVVPAFTFFATAGAVWNSGLVPVFCDVDPLSFNVDASTVEPALSPRTRVVVPVHLFGQMARMEELVRLAESRDVLLLEDAAQAIGASRSIEGRSRAAGSVGWAGAFSFFPTKNLGGFGDGGLVTTHDAALAERLRKLRVHGGRQMYHHEMVGTNSRLDALQAAVLSVKLRHLEAWTEGRRRNAALYGEGLADVPELLLPVEEEGARHVYNQYTVRARRRDELRTFLEREGIGSGIYYPVPLHLQPCFEGLGYQRGDFPVSETLCEQVLSLPIYPELGRERVQRVVAAIRAFYGHDD from the coding sequence ATGAAGGTCCCACTTCTCGACCTGAAGGCACAGCACGAGTCCATACGCGCAGAGATCGCCGAGGCCCTCGCCCGTGTGATCGATGACCAGCAGTTCGTGATGGGTCCGGCCGTGGAGGGGTTGGAGCGTGAGTTGGCCATGGCGCTCGACGTGCCGCACGCCATCGGGTGTGCAAGCGGTACGGATGCGCTGCTTCTGCCGCTACGGGCCCTGGAAGGGAAGGCCACCGACGAGGTGGTGGTGCCCGCCTTCACGTTCTTCGCCACCGCGGGTGCCGTCTGGAATTCCGGTCTGGTTCCCGTGTTCTGTGATGTGGACCCCCTGTCGTTCAACGTCGATGCTTCCACCGTGGAGCCGGCGCTCAGCCCACGTACCCGAGTCGTGGTGCCGGTCCACCTGTTCGGGCAGATGGCACGGATGGAAGAGCTCGTCCGGCTCGCGGAGTCCCGTGACGTGCTCCTGCTGGAGGACGCCGCCCAGGCGATCGGCGCGAGCCGCTCGATCGAAGGTCGCAGTCGAGCCGCCGGATCGGTGGGTTGGGCCGGGGCCTTCAGCTTCTTCCCGACCAAGAACCTCGGAGGGTTCGGCGACGGGGGGCTCGTGACCACGCATGATGCGGCGTTGGCGGAGCGCCTTCGCAAGCTGCGAGTGCATGGGGGGCGCCAGATGTACCATCACGAGATGGTGGGCACGAACTCGCGCCTCGACGCCCTGCAGGCGGCGGTACTGTCGGTGAAGCTGAGGCACCTGGAGGCGTGGACCGAGGGCCGCCGTCGGAACGCGGCGCTCTATGGGGAGGGCCTGGCGGACGTCCCGGAGCTGCTTCTCCCGGTGGAGGAGGAGGGGGCGCGCCACGTGTACAACCAATACACGGTGCGGGCGCGTCGCAGAGACGAGCTCCGGACCTTTCTCGAGCGCGAGGGCATCGGCTCCGGGATCTATTACCCGGTCCCCCTGCACCTGCAGCCGTGCTTCGAGGGACTGGGCTACCAGCGCGGGGATTTCCCGGTGTCGGAGACGCTCTGCGAGCAGGTCCTGAGCCTCCCGATCTATCCGGAGCTGGGCCGTGAGCGCGTCCAGAGGGTGGTCGCCGCGATCCGGGCCTTCTACGGGCACGACGACTGA
- a CDS encoding tetratricopeptide repeat protein translates to MTGPTSPLDGAWDREDLLAVLGECQRSLVRHPRYADLHNRAGICLALLDQLDESVAAFDRALQINPEYLEAQLNRAIVLSELGRYEASGEAFQQVAELALSRDEPLGPVGSRIADAHARLGDLYRVAGEHERASHEYRAALELRPAFLDIRARLGETYLALDQLARSRVELEAILERNPELPGVRLHLGIVHYRMGDLGRAREEWARCIEEDPTDVRARAYLAAVGFAESAR, encoded by the coding sequence ATGACGGGGCCGACCTCTCCGCTCGACGGGGCCTGGGACCGGGAAGACCTCCTGGCCGTCCTGGGCGAGTGTCAGCGCTCCCTGGTCCGCCATCCACGGTACGCGGATCTCCACAACCGGGCCGGCATCTGCCTGGCCCTCCTGGATCAGCTCGACGAATCTGTGGCCGCGTTCGATCGTGCCCTGCAGATCAACCCCGAGTATCTCGAAGCCCAGCTGAACCGCGCCATCGTCCTGTCCGAATTGGGTCGCTACGAGGCCTCCGGTGAGGCCTTCCAGCAGGTGGCCGAGTTGGCCCTGTCCCGGGATGAGCCGCTGGGACCGGTCGGGTCCCGCATCGCCGATGCCCACGCCCGCCTGGGGGACCTCTATCGCGTGGCCGGCGAGCACGAGCGAGCGTCGCACGAGTACCGAGCTGCCCTGGAGCTGCGGCCGGCCTTCCTCGACATCCGCGCCCGCCTGGGCGAGACCTATCTGGCCCTCGACCAGCTCGCCCGCAGCCGTGTAGAGCTGGAGGCGATTCTGGAGCGGAACCCGGAGTTGCCGGGCGTCCGGCTCCATCTGGGGATCGTGCACTACCGCATGGGCGATCTGGGTCGAGCCCGCGAGGAGTGGGCCCGCTGCATCGAGGAGGACCCCACCGACGTGCGGGCGCGCGCCTATCTGGCTGCGGTGGGCTTCGCGGAGTCGGCCCGATGA
- the secA gene encoding preprotein translocase subunit SecA, translating to MKTLIKKLLGNRHEREAKKLQPLIDQINQRAEGLAALSDDQLRAKTDEFRATLSERTQDLESRIADLKEQKRHSEDASERERLSMDIGAQEEQLKERIEDVLEELLPDAFAVVKETCRRLSGTEIVVTGHKLVWDMVPYDVQLLGGIALHRGAVAEMATGEGKTLVATMPLYLNALAGRGSHLVTVNSYLAERDAEWMSTIYSFLGLTVDVIDRHQPGTPERRGAYRADITYGTNNEFGFDYLRDNMVLSLEQRVQRGHHYAIIDEVDSILIDEARTPLIISGPVGKDTSTPFRTFNPMVASLYRKQTHMVGELVAEAERALEQGSEDEAGEKLLAAKRGAPKHKRLMKLFADDPGIQKLVQRVEADFMREKRLHEVDELLFFAMDEKGQNVHLSDRGLDELSPGDPDAFLVPDLSEAVGEIEDDEALSIEEKRERRSTLEGEYADKSERIHVIHQLLKAYTLFQKDERYIIGEDGQIVIVDEFTGRQMPGRRWSDGLHQAVEAKEGVEVRGETQTLATITIQNYFRMYDKLAGMTGTAETEENEFHQIYKLDVSVVPTNRPVVRDDRNDLIFRTQREKFNAIMDEIERLNKMQLPVLVGTTNVEVSEKLSRMLKRRGIQHNVLNAKHHKRESDIVAEAGRPAAVTIATNMAGRGTDIKLGEGVKEPRTVGWARSHGVKLEELLPVDPVRAEKILKGAGSELESAADDYLLEDGGLHIIGSERHESRRIDRQLRGRSGRQGDPGASQFFLSLEDDLMRLFMSERVTGVMEKLGAEEGEVITHTLVTRSIGRAQERVEGNNFEARKRLLDYDDVMNQQREVIYDLRLFALEGGEDLKGEIWEMIEHATRALVEEAVPAGSEPEDWDLPGLRKRMLLDQFVLVEALPTEGGDTSGFEDAADVMDAVVDATREHFHRKVESFGEHQEQITRWIMLNVIDNKWKDHLYDLDHLKASITYRGWGQKDPLVEYKKEAYDMFVDLMHDLRSTLANHFFRAQLAPPPGSAASAYQGARIARPGAAPSRAPAAPARAAVDATGVAARARAAEGAGGAVGVAAPPLPNPTRTLVTNRPSERAAEPARATDEPGRNDPCPCGSGKKYKKCHGRGP from the coding sequence ATGAAGACCCTGATCAAGAAGCTCCTCGGGAACCGCCACGAGCGCGAGGCCAAGAAGCTCCAGCCCCTGATCGACCAGATCAACCAGCGGGCGGAGGGCCTGGCCGCTCTCAGCGACGACCAGCTCCGGGCCAAGACGGACGAGTTCCGGGCCACGCTCTCGGAGCGGACACAGGACCTGGAGTCGCGCATCGCGGACCTCAAGGAGCAGAAGCGCCATTCGGAGGACGCTTCGGAGCGGGAGCGCCTGTCCATGGACATCGGCGCCCAGGAGGAGCAGCTCAAGGAGCGCATCGAGGACGTCCTGGAGGAGTTGCTGCCGGACGCGTTCGCGGTGGTCAAGGAGACGTGTCGCCGTCTGAGCGGCACGGAGATCGTCGTCACGGGGCACAAGCTCGTGTGGGACATGGTGCCCTACGACGTCCAGCTGCTGGGCGGCATCGCCCTGCACCGGGGAGCGGTGGCGGAAATGGCCACCGGTGAAGGAAAGACGCTCGTCGCGACCATGCCGCTCTACCTGAACGCCCTCGCCGGTCGCGGCTCCCACCTGGTCACGGTCAACAGCTATCTGGCCGAGCGCGACGCCGAGTGGATGAGCACGATCTATTCCTTCCTGGGGCTGACGGTCGACGTGATCGACCGCCACCAGCCGGGCACCCCGGAGCGGCGGGGCGCATACCGAGCCGACATCACCTACGGTACGAACAACGAGTTCGGGTTCGACTACCTGCGTGACAACATGGTGCTCTCGCTGGAGCAGCGAGTGCAGCGCGGTCACCACTACGCCATCATCGATGAGGTCGACTCGATCCTGATCGACGAGGCGCGCACTCCGCTCATCATCTCGGGGCCGGTGGGCAAGGACACCTCGACGCCGTTCCGCACCTTCAACCCCATGGTCGCCAGCCTCTACCGCAAGCAGACACACATGGTCGGCGAGCTGGTAGCCGAAGCGGAGCGGGCCCTGGAGCAGGGAAGCGAGGACGAAGCCGGCGAGAAGCTGCTCGCCGCCAAGCGGGGCGCTCCCAAGCACAAGCGCCTCATGAAGCTGTTCGCCGACGACCCCGGCATCCAGAAGCTGGTTCAGCGCGTCGAAGCCGATTTCATGCGCGAGAAGCGCCTGCATGAGGTCGACGAGCTGCTCTTCTTCGCGATGGACGAGAAGGGCCAGAACGTGCACCTCTCCGACCGGGGACTCGACGAGCTCTCTCCGGGAGACCCGGATGCCTTCCTGGTGCCCGACCTGTCCGAAGCAGTCGGGGAGATCGAGGACGACGAGGCGCTGTCCATCGAAGAGAAGCGCGAGCGCCGGTCGACCCTCGAGGGGGAGTATGCCGACAAGAGCGAGCGCATCCACGTCATCCATCAGCTGCTCAAGGCCTATACGCTCTTCCAGAAGGATGAGCGCTACATCATCGGTGAAGACGGCCAGATCGTCATCGTGGACGAGTTCACGGGCCGTCAGATGCCCGGGCGCCGCTGGAGCGACGGGCTGCACCAGGCGGTGGAGGCCAAAGAGGGCGTGGAGGTGCGTGGCGAGACCCAGACGCTGGCCACCATCACCATCCAGAACTACTTCCGCATGTACGACAAGCTGGCCGGGATGACCGGTACGGCGGAAACCGAAGAGAACGAGTTCCACCAGATCTACAAGCTCGATGTCAGCGTCGTTCCCACGAACCGGCCGGTGGTACGCGACGACCGCAACGACCTGATCTTCCGCACCCAGCGGGAGAAGTTCAACGCGATCATGGACGAGATCGAGCGGCTCAACAAGATGCAATTGCCGGTTCTCGTCGGTACCACCAACGTCGAAGTGTCAGAAAAGCTCTCGCGCATGCTGAAGCGGCGGGGCATTCAGCACAACGTGTTGAACGCGAAGCACCACAAACGGGAGTCGGACATCGTCGCCGAGGCGGGGCGGCCCGCTGCCGTGACCATCGCCACGAACATGGCCGGCCGCGGAACGGACATCAAACTCGGGGAAGGCGTCAAAGAGCCGCGCACGGTGGGCTGGGCCCGGAGCCACGGCGTCAAGCTGGAGGAACTGCTGCCCGTCGACCCGGTCCGTGCGGAGAAGATCCTCAAGGGCGCTGGCTCGGAGCTGGAATCTGCCGCGGACGACTACCTCCTGGAGGACGGCGGACTGCACATCATCGGTTCCGAGCGGCACGAGTCGAGACGGATCGACCGCCAGCTGCGCGGCCGCTCGGGCCGGCAGGGCGACCCGGGTGCGTCCCAATTCTTCCTGTCCCTGGAAGACGACCTGATGCGGCTCTTCATGTCGGAGCGCGTAACGGGCGTCATGGAGAAGCTGGGCGCCGAAGAGGGCGAGGTCATCACACACACCCTGGTCACGCGCTCCATTGGACGCGCCCAGGAGCGAGTCGAAGGCAACAACTTCGAGGCTCGCAAGCGACTGCTGGACTATGACGACGTCATGAACCAGCAACGCGAGGTGATCTACGACTTGCGCCTGTTTGCCCTCGAGGGTGGTGAGGACCTCAAAGGCGAGATCTGGGAGATGATCGAGCATGCCACCCGCGCCCTGGTGGAAGAGGCCGTCCCGGCCGGCTCGGAGCCCGAGGATTGGGATCTGCCTGGACTGCGCAAGCGGATGCTCCTGGACCAGTTCGTGTTGGTGGAGGCGCTCCCCACCGAGGGGGGCGATACGAGCGGATTCGAGGATGCCGCCGATGTGATGGATGCCGTCGTGGACGCCACGCGCGAGCATTTCCATCGGAAGGTCGAGTCCTTCGGGGAGCATCAGGAGCAGATCACTCGTTGGATCATGCTCAACGTGATCGACAACAAGTGGAAGGACCACCTGTACGACCTGGATCACTTGAAGGCCTCGATCACCTACCGCGGTTGGGGCCAGAAGGACCCCTTGGTCGAGTACAAGAAGGAGGCCTACGACATGTTCGTCGACCTCATGCACGACCTGCGCTCGACGTTGGCGAACCATTTCTTCCGCGCCCAGTTGGCTCCGCCTCCCGGAAGCGCGGCCTCCGCGTATCAGGGGGCACGCATCGCGCGGCCCGGAGCTGCGCCGAGCCGCGCGCCGGCGGCGCCCGCACGGGCGGCGGTGGACGCGACGGGTGTGGCGGCCCGGGCGCGCGCCGCGGAAGGGGCGGGGGGAGCCGTGGGCGTGGCAGCGCCCCCGCTTCCCAACCCCACCCGGACGCTTGTGACCAACCGACCCTCGGAGCGGGCGGCGGAGCCCGCTCGGGCCACGGATGAGCCGGGGCGGAACGACCCGTGTCCATGCGGCAGCGGGAAGAAGTACAAGAAGTGTCACGGACGGGGGCCCTGA
- the nadD gene encoding nicotinate-nucleotide adenylyltransferase, translated as MTPKRRVGLFGGTFDPPHLGHLIAAETVCETLGLDEVLWIPAGSPPHRAAGPCASAPVRLRMVATAIQGNPAFRIWAGETEREGPSYTIDTVRTLRAQGYAEDSLSLIVGADQFQVFSTWKEHGTLRELVRLAVVSRDGEGGPPEAGEAGIDPVPIPRIDISSSDIRRRRRERRSIRYLVPEGVHRIVEDEDLYV; from the coding sequence GTGACCCCCAAGCGCAGGGTGGGCCTCTTCGGAGGCACGTTCGATCCCCCGCATCTGGGCCATCTGATCGCGGCCGAGACGGTTTGCGAAACCCTCGGGCTCGACGAGGTGCTCTGGATTCCCGCTGGAAGCCCACCCCACCGCGCTGCGGGGCCCTGCGCCTCCGCGCCTGTGCGCCTGCGTATGGTGGCCACGGCGATCCAGGGCAACCCGGCGTTCCGCATCTGGGCCGGGGAGACGGAGCGGGAGGGGCCGTCCTACACGATCGACACGGTCCGAACCCTGCGTGCGCAGGGGTATGCGGAGGACTCCCTCAGCCTCATCGTCGGTGCCGACCAGTTCCAGGTGTTCTCCACCTGGAAGGAGCATGGCACGCTGAGGGAGCTCGTCCGGCTGGCGGTGGTGTCGCGCGACGGCGAGGGCGGACCCCCGGAGGCGGGGGAGGCTGGGATCGACCCCGTGCCGATCCCCCGTATCGATATCTCCTCCAGCGACATCCGGCGACGGCGCCGGGAACGGCGCTCGATCCGCTACCTCGTGCCTGAGGGCGTGCATCGGATCGTCGAGGACGAGGATTTGTATGTTTGA
- a CDS encoding bifunctional (p)ppGpp synthetase/guanosine-3',5'-bis(diphosphate) 3'-pyrophosphohydrolase: protein MAMPQVHTSDSTPRTIRGLPRPLARELEAYADRLDVDTIVRAYELAAEAHQGQKRASGEDYVNHSVEVAIILAELKLDTSSLAAALIHDVVEDTAVSIEDLRASFGEDVATIVDGVTKIGKVRYQTQTEQQVENYRKLLLSMAQDARVILVKLADRLHNMRTLEHLPPEKRLRVARETRQIYAPLAGRLGVARIKWELEDLAFKFLEPEPFADLSRKVQQSRRQRERQIAEMKRPLDEALKEAGITAEVTGRPKHLWSIYRKMRKRGLSFEDVHDLMAMRVQTDSLQDCYAALGIIHSRWTPIPERFHDYVATPKSNMYRSIHTTVVGPAGRRYEIQIRTEEMHRTAEYGIAAHWRYKEGRGSESEVDEALTWFRQVLEWQQDTREPEEFMEFLRMDLFQGEIFVFTPKGEVKSLPTGSTPIDFAYAVHTEVGTHCAGAKVNGRIAPLSRPLRSGDVVEVITNPRQKPNRDWFALAKTSRARQKIRQWIRKEEMESAVKLGRDLLEREIRRARLLKPADPALAAAAKAVGELDTEHLFAALGRGDIGPGAVIRQLYPDHDPEAEPPPPTALQKLADKLKGVDRGVRIQGVDNIMVRYAQCCQPVPGDPVVGYVTRGRGVSIHHRDCANVASLPDDTDRRVPIEWRAVKHDRFQVKLYLQGTDRRGLLSDIATAIADTGTNIQNAQIRGVAHGMLGEFVVEVQDLPHLTKVMNAIRRVKGVLSVERREHLQEGDLAEA from the coding sequence ATGGCCATGCCGCAGGTCCACACGTCCGATTCCACGCCCCGGACCATCCGGGGTCTCCCACGCCCCCTGGCGCGGGAGTTGGAGGCGTACGCCGATCGCCTGGACGTGGACACGATCGTGCGCGCCTACGAGCTTGCGGCCGAGGCGCACCAGGGCCAGAAACGGGCCTCGGGCGAGGACTACGTGAACCACTCGGTGGAGGTGGCCATCATCCTCGCCGAGCTGAAGTTGGACACCTCCTCCCTGGCTGCCGCGCTCATCCACGATGTGGTCGAGGACACGGCCGTTTCCATCGAGGACCTTCGTGCCTCGTTCGGGGAGGACGTGGCCACCATCGTCGATGGGGTCACCAAGATCGGGAAGGTCCGCTATCAGACCCAGACCGAACAGCAGGTCGAGAACTACCGCAAACTTCTGCTTTCCATGGCCCAGGATGCCCGCGTCATCCTGGTGAAGCTGGCGGACCGGCTGCACAACATGCGCACGCTCGAGCACCTTCCGCCCGAGAAGCGCCTGCGGGTGGCGCGGGAGACACGCCAGATCTACGCCCCTCTGGCCGGCCGCCTCGGCGTGGCTCGCATCAAGTGGGAGCTGGAGGATCTGGCCTTCAAGTTCCTTGAGCCAGAGCCGTTCGCCGACCTCTCGCGCAAGGTCCAGCAGTCGCGCCGTCAGCGTGAGCGTCAGATCGCCGAGATGAAGCGCCCGCTCGACGAAGCCCTCAAGGAAGCCGGGATCACGGCCGAGGTGACCGGCCGGCCCAAGCACCTGTGGTCGATCTACCGCAAGATGCGCAAACGTGGCCTCAGCTTCGAGGATGTCCACGACCTGATGGCCATGCGCGTACAGACGGACAGCCTACAGGACTGCTACGCTGCACTGGGGATCATCCACTCGCGCTGGACCCCGATCCCCGAACGCTTCCACGACTACGTGGCCACGCCCAAGTCGAACATGTATCGGTCCATCCATACGACGGTGGTGGGGCCGGCCGGGCGACGGTATGAGATCCAGATCCGCACCGAAGAGATGCACCGTACCGCCGAGTACGGCATCGCAGCCCACTGGCGCTACAAGGAGGGAAGAGGAAGCGAATCCGAGGTGGACGAGGCGTTGACCTGGTTCCGCCAGGTGCTGGAGTGGCAGCAGGACACGAGGGAGCCCGAGGAGTTCATGGAGTTCCTTCGTATGGACCTGTTCCAGGGCGAGATCTTCGTGTTCACACCCAAGGGAGAGGTGAAATCCCTCCCTACGGGATCCACGCCGATCGATTTCGCCTACGCCGTCCACACCGAGGTCGGTACGCACTGCGCCGGGGCCAAGGTGAATGGCCGCATCGCGCCGTTGTCCCGTCCCCTCCGGAGCGGCGACGTGGTGGAGGTCATCACCAATCCTCGTCAGAAACCCAATCGCGACTGGTTCGCTCTGGCGAAGACCTCGCGGGCGCGCCAGAAGATCCGCCAGTGGATTCGCAAGGAAGAGATGGAGTCGGCCGTGAAGCTGGGCCGGGACCTGCTGGAGCGTGAGATCCGGAGGGCCCGCCTGCTGAAGCCGGCCGACCCGGCGCTCGCGGCCGCCGCCAAGGCGGTGGGCGAGCTGGATACGGAACACCTGTTCGCCGCCTTGGGGCGAGGGGACATCGGGCCTGGCGCTGTGATCCGGCAGCTCTACCCCGACCACGACCCGGAGGCGGAGCCGCCCCCACCGACTGCCCTGCAGAAGCTGGCCGACAAGCTCAAGGGTGTCGACCGTGGTGTGCGCATCCAGGGCGTCGACAACATCATGGTGCGCTACGCGCAGTGCTGTCAGCCTGTGCCGGGCGACCCCGTCGTCGGCTACGTCACGCGGGGACGCGGGGTCTCGATCCATCACCGGGACTGCGCCAACGTCGCATCCTTGCCGGACGACACCGACCGCAGGGTCCCGATCGAGTGGCGTGCGGTCAAGCACGACCGCTTCCAGGTCAAGCTCTATCTGCAGGGCACCGACCGCCGCGGCCTGCTCTCCGATATCGCCACGGCCATCGCCGACACCGGCACCAACATCCAGAACGCCCAGATCCGTGGCGTCGCCCACGGTATGCTGGGTGAGTTCGTGGTCGAGGTCCAGGACCTCCCCCACCTGACCAAGGTGATGAACGCCATCCGGCGCGTGAAGGGCGTGCTCAGCGTCGAACGTCGCGAACACCTCCAGGAAGGCGACCTCGCGGAAGCCTGA